CAACCTCTGACAGGCGGGCGCCGGTGTTGCAGTACAACCGGATCAGCGCTTCGTCGCGCAGGTTGGTGAAGCCCTTGCCCTTGCAGGCGTTCAGGAGCTTGCTGGTGTCCTCGTCGCCCATGACCGGGATCAGCTTGCGCGGGGTCTTGGGCTGCCGGACCCGGTCCATCGGCGTCCGGTCGATGGCCTGTTCGTCGATGAGCAGCCATTTGAAGAACTGCTGCAGGCCCTTGTGCTTGTTCAACGCGGTCGATGCCGACCGGGTCTGGATCATCCAGGCCTGGAAGGCCTCCACGTGTCCCCGAGTCACCGCGCACGGGTCTTCGGCGGCCTCCTCGGCGTCCGGGTCCGGCGAGTGTTCCGCGAGGTACCGGCCGAGCTGCGCGGCGGCCAGGAGGTAGTTGTAGCGGGTGGTCTGGGGGTAGTTCCCGGCCCGTAGCGACCGGTCCCAGTCCCGCAGGTACCCGGACCAGGTCCGGGACAGCCCGACGGAGAGCTTGGAAAGATCGAGAAGCGGCATTCGGCACCTGCCCGAGTCAAGGGGTCCAACAGCGGCGTGCTAGACCAGGCATCCATGCCGAGCAATGAAAAGAGGGTCTCCGCAAGTCTGTGACCTGCGGAAACCCTCTCGCCGTCGGGACGGCCGGATTCGAACCGACGACCCCTTGACCCCCAGTCAAGTGCGCTACCAAGCTGCGCCACGTCCCGATGCGCCGCGTGGGCTTCCCCCTGCGACAGCCGGTACAGCTTAGCGCAGGATCCTCTCGGGGGTGCCGCAGCCCCCCGGCAGCCGCTGGGGTTAGAGCTGAGTAGCCCGGTCGCACTCCGGGAACCTACGTACCGGCTTTGACTTGCCGTGTCCAGAGGTCCCTGATCCGCGAAGAGCCACCCGTGGTGATCGGCGAGCCGCGTCGCAGGTAGGCGCACCGTGAAGCGGGGGCCCTGGGCCGGATGGCCCTCGGCCTCGATCGTGCTGTGGTGGCTCGTGACGACCTCCTGGAGCAGGGCCAGTCCCAGGCCGAACCGGCGGTCTCCGGAGGCTGCGCCGCGGTGGAACCGGTCGAAGATCCGTCGGGCATCCGTCTGGTCGAAACCCTCGCCGGTGTCGGCGATCACGAGTTCGGCGCAGGTGTCGACGGCCCGGGGGGTCACGGTGATGCGGCCTCCTGCGGGGGTGTGGGCCAGTGCAACGCCGGACGGCTGCGTGTGCTGGTGGCGCAGGCGCTGGGGGAGTCGTCGGCCCCGCAGGCGATCCAGTCGATCGACCGGGTTCTGGTGGGGCCGAGCGGAAAGCCGGACAAACGCGCCCTGCCTGCAGTGGATCGAAGCTAATAGATTGGCAACAGTGGCCGATTACCGTCTGGGCAGGGTGTGACGGCCGATCGCGGTGTGGTGTGGAGGATGCGTGAAGACTCTGGTGTCCCGCTCGGCGTGGGATGTGCGCAAGGAGCAGTACCGCCGGTATGCCGGTCTCCTCGCCAGTCTCGTGCTTGCGATCTCCGCGTTGGTGATCATCCCCGCATCTCCGGCAATGGCAGGCTGCGCCCGCACGTTCCTGTTCGGCGGTGCGCAGGTGCAGATCGACAACTGCCCCGGTAACGGCGCGGCGAGTTGGGGCTGGGTGTACGGCAGTCCGGACTACAGCTGGACCGATGTCTACGTCAGGTTTCCGAGTGGCACCGAGCTGACGCTGACTGCCGGCTCCGGCACCGCCAACACTGCCAACTGGTACGAGGACGTCAGTACGGTGGCGATCTGCAACACCAAGTTCTTCTCCTGGCTCCCGCCCGCCCCGATCATCCACTGCTCGGAGCGCGTGCCGGTCTGACCTCCTCGACCGCGCTGACTGGTCCTCGCGAGATCGGCGCTGGGGTCGCCGGCGGCACGACCAGAGCCGACGCCCACCTTGCTTCACCCTCCGGCCACTGCTGGTGCACCGGCGATCCGCCGCCTGCGTACGGGGCGCAGAACAGCTGCACGGCGGCCATCAGGTGGACGCTTCCTCGGAGCTCACCGTCGCGCTGGTCGACCGGTCGGCGCTGAGCTGCCCCGACGCCATCCCGCACCTCCCATTTCTCCTATAGGTTCAGTAGACTTCGCCTCATGTGTGGGTCTGGATGGCGCAGCAACTGCTCAAGGAACCGTTCGGCGCGCTGGACGCGCTCAAGGAACGACCGGATCGTCGTCCGGGAGGACAGCCGGTGCCCCCGGCGGGTTCGCACCGTCGTCCGGTGGGGGCGGGTATGACGAACGTTGCCGTCCTTTCCTCGGCCGAGGCGGTCGCCCTCGCCGCCGAGTTCGCCGCCGGGTTCGCCCGGGACGCGGCCGACCGCGACGCGCGGCGCGTCCTGCCGCTGACCGAGGTCGACCAGATCAGCGCGGCCGGGCTGCTGGCGATCACCGTCCCGGCCCGGCACGGCGGGGCCGACCTGCCGACGGAGACGGTCGCGGAGGTGTTCCGGCTGCTGTCCGCCGGTGACCCCAACATCGGCCAGATTCCGCACAGCCACTTCGTCTACGTCAACCAGCTGCGTCTGCGGGGCACCGACGGCCAACAGAAGCTTCTCTTCGGTGAGGTGCTGGCCGGCCGCCGCTTCGGCAACGCGCAGTCCGAGGCCGGCACCCGACACGTACGCGAGATCAAGACCACGCTGACCGCCGACGGCCCGGGGTGGTGGCGACTCAACGGCCGCAAGTTCTACGCCACCGGCGCCCTGCTGGCACACCGGATCCCCGTGCTCGCCCACCTCGGGCCGGACGGGCCGCTGCACGTCGCCTGGGTCGACCGGCACGCCGGGGGCGTCGACGTCGTCGACGACTGGAACGGGCTGGGCCAGCGCACCACCGCCAGCGGGTCGGTCGTCCTGCAGGACGTGCCGGTGCCCGACGAGCTCATCACCCCGTACGCGGTGACCTTCGATCAGCCGCAGACCTACGGCGCGTTCGCGCAGGTGCTGCATGCCGCGATCGACGCCGGCATCGCACGGGCGGCCCTGACCGACGCGGCGTGGTTCGTCCGCCACCGGAGCCGACCCTACCCGGACGCGAACGTCGATCGGGCGGCCGACGATCCCCTCGTGGTGCACGCCTTCGGGGAGATGGAACTGGCCGTACGCGCAAGCGAGGCGCTGCTGGCCGAGGCTGCCCGGGCCATCGACCGGGCCAACGCCGACCTGACCGCCCGGTCCGCGACGGACGCGTCGCTGGCTGTCGCCGCGGCGCGGGCCGCCACCACCCACGCGGCCCTGCAGGCGAGCAGCCGGCTCTTCGAGGTGGCCGGCACCCGGTCCGCCAGCGCCACGCACCACCTCGACCGGCACTGGCGTAACGCGCGCACCCACACGTTGCACGATCCGGCGGCGTGGAAGCTCCAGCACCTCGGCCGCTGGGTCGTCGACGGCACCCCGCCCCCCAGCCACGGACAGGTGTGAGCCGATGACCGCTCTGCAGTTCCACTGGTTCCTGCCGACCAACGGCGGCGACGGCCGGCAGATCGTCGGCGGCGGCCACGGCACCCCGGCCGACGTGGGCGCCCGGGCTGCCTCCGTGGCCTACCTCGGGCAGATCGCCCGTTCGGCCGAGCAACTGGGCTTCGAGGCCGCCCTGACCCCCACCGGTGCGTGGTGCGAGGACGCCTGGATCACCACCGCGATGCTGAGCAGCCTGTCGGCACGGCTGAAGTTCCTCGTCGCGTTCCGCCCCGGTCTCACCTCGCCGTTCCTCGCCGCCCAGATGGCCGCCACCTTCCAGAACCTCTCCGGCGGCCGGTTGCTGCTCAACGTGGTCACCGGCGGCGAGAGCCACGAACAACGGATGTACGGCGACTTCCTCGACAAGGACGCCCGTTACCAGCGGACCGGGGAGTTCCTGGAGATCGTCCGCGCGCTCTGGACGGGTCAGCCCGTCGACGTGCGCGGACGGTACTTCCAGCTCGCCGAGGCGGTCCTGACCCAGCTTCCCGACCCCGTGCCGCGGATCTACTTCGGTGGATCGTCGCCGGCGGCCCTGGAGGTGGCCGCCCGACACGTCGACGTCTACCTGACCTGGGGTGAACCGCCGGCCGCGGTCGCCGAGAAGGTACGCCGGGTGCGTGAACTCGCCGATCGGCAGGGCCGGGCCCTCTCCTTCGGCCTGCGGGTGCACACCATCGCCCGGGACACCGCGCAGGAGGCCTGGGCGGAGGCCGACCGTCTGCTGGCCGGCATCTCCGCGGAGCAGATCCGCCAGGTCCAGGCGGGCCTGCGGCGTAGTGAGTCCGAGGGGCAGCGCCGGATGCTCGCCCTCAACGGCGGCACCAAGGACGGGCTGGAGATCCATCCCCACCTGTGGGCCGGTGTGGGGCTGGTGCGTGGCGGCGCCGGCACCGCGCTCGTCGGCGACCACCGGCAGGTCGCCGACCTCATCGAACAGTACGTCGAGGTGGGTGTCACCGAGTTCGTGCTCTCCGGTTACCCGCACCTGGAGGAGGCGTACCGCTTCGGTGAGGGTGTGCTGCCCGAGCTGTCCCGTCGCGGTCTCTGGCAGCACCCGGCGCCCGTGCGACACGCGGCGCCGGTCGTACCCTTCGCTGCGGCACCGGTGGCCGAGAGGTCGGTGGCGGGGTGAGCGCCCGGGTCGCCGTCGTGGTCGGCAACCCCCGGCCGGCCAGCCGCACCCTCGCCGCGGCGCAGTACGTCGCCCAGCAGCTCACCGGCCGCGAGCCGGAGCTGACCGTCGATCTCGCGACCCTGGGCCCGGCGTTGCTGGACTGGGACGACCCCGGCGTGGCCGCCCTGGTGGCCGAGATCGGTGCGGCTGACCTCGTGGTGGTGGCGAGCCCCACCTACAAGGGCACCTACACGGGGCTGCTCAAGCTCTTCCTCGATCGGTTCGCCACCGGGACGGGGCTGCGCGGGATCGCTGTTCCGCTGCTGGTCGGGGCCGCGCCGCAGCATCACCTGGCCGCGGAACTCACCCTGCGCCCGGTGCTCACCGAGATCGGTGCGACGGTGGCCGGACGCGGCCTGTTCGTGATCGACCGTCGGTACGACGATCCTGCGGCCTACGCGGAGTGGCTCGCCGCGACGACCCCGGTCGTGGCGGCTCTTCTGCGGAGCCGGCCGGCGTCCCATTGACTGAAATCCCTATTTAGTCTGTAGGTTTTGCCGGTTAGGCTACCGATATGGCCAGCCAGGCAACCCCGCTCGACGCCACCGCGGTCGCGGTGTCGCGGGGTTGCTGTCGTGGCTGGACCAGTGCGCGCGGCTGCTGCCGCTGAGCGCCCACCTCTGATCCGCTCCCGCCCCGCGCCGCCGACTCGACGACGACCGGCGGCGTCCCGGTACCGGCGTCACCTTCCATGTCGTGCCCCGCCCACACCTGCCCGGCGCGTGCTCGCCCCCTCTCCGAAAGGTGCAACCACGTCATGACCCTGCTGACCGTAGGATCCCGGCACCGTGGCCTGGCCGGGATCGTCGCCGCCGCGCTGCTCGCCGGCGTATCCGCCACCGCACCGGCTGCCGCCGCCGCGAAGGTCGACACCGCCCTGCAGTGGTACGACGTCACCGCGGCCGCCATCGCCACCAGTACCCGCCCCCAGGTCACCAACAGCCGGGCCTGGGCGATCAGCTGGCTCGCCGCCACCCGCGCCGTGCGTACCGCGCCGGTCGGCACCGCGCGCCACTACCAGGACGCCGCGCTCGCGTCCGCGGTCCACACCGCGCTGAGCAACCTGACACCCGAGGCTGCCCCGACGCTCGACGCCGCACTCCAGGCCACGTTGCGCCGGATCCCCGACGGACGGGCCGAGGAGCGGGGCATCGCCGCCGGCCAGGCGCAGGCGCGATCGTTGCTGGCCCAGCGCACCGGTGACGGTCTCGATCCCGCCTCGGTCAACCCCGCCTATCCCACGCCCGAACCACGGCCCGGGATCTGGCAACCCACCCCGCCGAGCTTCGGCACCGCCCAGCAGGCCGGCAACCGCCTCGCCACGCCGTTCCTGCTCGACCGGGTGGACCGCTACCGGCCCGGTCCACCGCCGGCCCTGACCTCGAAGCGATACCGGACGGACCTGGCCGAGGTCCGCGCGTACGGCGCCGCCGACAGCGTGGTACGGACACCGCAACAGACCGACACGGCCACCTTCTGGCTCGGTTCCTCGCTGACGCTCTACACCGGGATCCTGCGCGCCGCGCTCGCGCAGTCCACCCATCCGGTCGCCCGGCGGGCAGGCCTCGTGGCCATCTTCCACGTCGCCCTCGTCGACACCCAGATCGCGACCTCCGACGCCAAGTACGCCTACCTGCGCTGGCGACCGGTCACCGCCCTGCGGGCCGACACCGATCCCGACTGGACGCCACTGCACACCACGCCCGCCCACCCGGACTACCCGAGCGGACACAACACCTACTCCGGCGCCGCGGAGCAGGTGCTCACCGCACTGGTGGGGCCACGGGCCCGACAGCCGTACACGATCGACAGCCCCAGCCAGCCAGGTGCCACCCGGACCTACCACGACTGGCGGGGTCCGACCCTGGACAACGTCGACGCCCGCGTCTGGTCGGGGATCCACACCCGTACCGCCGACGAGGTCGGGGTCGAACTCGGCCGTGACGTCGCCGAGCACGCCGTCCGCCACGCACCACGGCTGCTCCGCTGATGAGCGCCGAATTCCTCTGGTACATCCCGAACCAGGTAGAGCCCGGGCACCGTGGCGACGACATCGTCGACGACCACAACAGCCTCGACACCCTCACCAGGCAGGCGCAGGCGGTGGAGGAACACGGGTGGGGCGGCGCGCTCATCGGCACCGGCTGGGGCCGGCCCGACACCTTCACGGGCGGCGGCACTGCGCGGGTACCAGTCGCTCGGCGTCACCCACTTCGTGCTCTCCGACACGCCCTACCTACGGGAGGTCACGCGCCAGGGCGACCAACTGCTGCCCCTGCTGCGCGCTGACGGCCCGGTTGCCCTCGGAAAGGAAGACCATGCCCCAGTCCGCTGACAGCCCCACGTTGGTCGACGCCGACGCGCAGGCCCTGCGCGGGTTGCTGCGCCATCAGGCCAGCACCGTCACCGTGGTCACCGCATCCGGCGATCCGGCCGTCGGCTTCACCGCCACGTCGTTCACCTCGGTGTCCCTGGAGCCACCGGTCGTCTCGTTCTGCCTCGACCTTCGGTCGTCGAGCTGGCCGACCGTGTCCCGCAGCCGGCACGTGGGGGTTCACCTGCTCGGCCACCACCAACAGGATCTGGCGCGGACGTTCGCGACCAGCGGGGTCGACCGGTTCGCCGCGCCGACCCGCTGGCGGGTCGGTCCCGAGGGGGTACCGCTGATCGAGGACACGCTGGCCTGGCTGTTGTGCCGGGTGGTGGAACGGGTGACCGTCGGCGACCACGCCATCGTCCTCGCCGAGCCGGAACTGCTGCAGCAGGCCGTCGTCGGCTCGCCGTTGCTCTACCACCGCGGCCGGTACGCGGGCCTGGCCGAGTACCTCGAACCGCCTGCTCGCCGCGCGGCCTGACCAGTCGCGGCGGGCCGGTGTCGCCGCCGGTGGCCGGTTTCGCTGTGCGGGTCGGCGGCGCAGGCCCCGCTCGCGGCGGCGATCAGCGACCGCCGTTCCGGATCGTCTGGAGGAGTTTCATGCGTGCGATCATCGCCACCCCTGACGCAGGCCCCGGCTATCGGCCGGACGAGGTTCCCGATCCGGTCGCGGGCCCCAGCCAGGTCCTGATCGCCGTTGAACACGTGTCGGTCAACCACGGCGAGGTCCGCTATGCCCGCGCGTTTCCGGCCGGGACCATGCTCGGGCATGACGCTGTCGGGCGCGTGCTACGAGCCGCCACCACGGGTACCGGCCCGCGCGTCGGTGCGTGGGTGATCGCCCTCGGTGCCGGTGCCTGGGCACACCGGATGGCCGTCGATGTCGGCGCCGTCGCCGAGATCCCCGGCGGGATGGACGTCGCCGAGTTGGCTGTCCTGCCGACCGTCGGGGTGACCGCCCTCCGTGCGCTGCGCTCCACCGGGCCACTTCGCGGGCGGCGCGTGCTGGTGACCGGCGCGTCCGGGGGAGTGGGCCGCATCGCCGTGCAACTGGCAAGCAGCCAGGGTGCCGAGGTGATCGCGGTGGTCGGATCCGCCAGTCGGGCGGATGGTCTGGCGTCGCTCGGCGCGAAGGAGGTCGTGGTCGGCATCGATGCCATCGCGGGCGAGGTTGACGTGGTCGTCGAGACGGTGGGTGGGGTCGTACTGCCGGCCGCCTGGCGGCTGTTGTCTCCGGGCGGCGTGCTGCACAGCATCGGGTGGGCCTCCGGGGAGCCCGCGACCTTCCCGGTGAACTCCACCTTCGCTCCCGGGGCGGCGCGGTCCCTGCGGTCCTTCGGTGATGTCGCCTCGCCCGGTGCGGACCTGGCGTGCCTGCTGGGCCTCGTGCGTGACGGTGCGCTCCGGGTGCCGGTGGGCTGGCGCGGCTCCTGGCGGCACCTCGACGAGGCCGCGGCGGCGTTGCTCGGGCGCCGGGTGGCCGGCAAGGTGCTGCTCGACGTGGACTGACCGTGGCTCGCGAAGGGGAGCGGCGGGTGGCTTGTACCCGGGGTCCACGAGCCGCGCTTAAACCCATAAACCCTATAGGAAAAGTAGTTTATTGGTCAACGGATCGGTGGCCACGCGTGCGAAAGACGACATCCGTGGATGCTTTCGTTGACATCTCCACCGCTGCGCAGTGAACTCATCTCATGTCCAGTGAGCTGCGGTTGACCACCCGCGGTCACATCGACTTCGGTCGAGTGTGGTCCAGCTCCTGTCTGCGCTGACCGGCACCCACTCCCACGGGTCCGCCCCGGCCCACCGAGGTGGGGCTCACCGTCGAGCCGACCGCCCCTTTCCTGCACCCTGACCCGCGCCACCGGCGCGAGGGGCCTCGCCGTACCCGCTTCCGCCTGCCTGGACAGGAGACTCCCGCATGCTCGCGCCCCGCCTGCGTACCCTGACCGCCGTCGCCCTCGCCACCCTGCTCGCCGGCGCCGCCGGTTGCTCCACAGGCCCCGCGCCCGCCTCCGAACCGGCCGGCCTACCACGCTCCGGCGGCACCCTCACCTGGGCCGTGGAAACCGAACCGATCACCCTCAACCCGCACCTGTACGCCCAGGCGAAAGCCCGCCTGCTGGTCTGGAACACCTTCGAGTCCCTGCTCGGCTACGACCAACAGGGCAAACTGGCGCCCTGGCTGGCCACCGGCTGGCAGACCACACCGGACGGTCGCTCCTACACCTTCACCCTGCGCGACGGGGTCACGTTCTCCGACGGCACCCCGTTCGACGCCACCGCCGTCAAGGCCAACATCGACAAGCTCCGGGAACCCGGGTACACCCCGGCCGTCGCCGCCGTGCAGCTACGCCATCTCGACACCGTCGAGGTGGTGGACCCGCGCACGGTGCGCTTTACCCTCACCGAACCGGACGTGCTCATCCTCGACTTCCTCGCGTCTCCGCAGGGCGCGCAGGTTTCCCCGAGATCACTGCGGGAGGCGAAGAACCTCAAGGCCGGCGGTGTGGACCTCGCCGGCACCGGCCCGTTCGTGCTGGACCGGTACGTGCCCGGTCAGGAACTGCACTACACCCGCAACCCCGACTACGACCGGGCGCCGCCCGGCGCCACCCACACCGGCCCCGCGCACCTGGACGGCATCACCTACCGGTTCCTCAAGGAGTCCGCCGTCCGGATCGGCGCCCTCACCTCCGGTCAGGTCCAGCTCGTCGAAGGTGTGCCCGCCACCGACCAGCCGTTGATCACCGCCAACCCGAGGCTGCGCCTGATCCGGCAGCTCAACTCCGGATCGGCCTACTCCTACTACTTCAACACCTCCCGGGCACCCTTCGACGACCTGCGGGTACGTCAGGCCTTCCAGGAAGCCGTCGAGGTCGACACCGTGCTCAGGTCCGTATACCGCGACACCGCCGTCCGGGCGTGGAGCGTCGTCAGCCCGTCCGGTCCGCTGTACGACAAGCGACTCGAAGGCGGCTACGGCGGCGACGCGGCCACCGCCAACGCCCTACTGGACCAGGCCGGCTGGACCCGGCGCGACGCCGACGGCTACCGGGTCAAGGACGGCAGGCGGCTCACCGTCCGGCTGGTGCAGGCCGCCCCGTACGTCCGGGACCGCCGCGACGTCCTGGCCCAGGCCATCCAGGCCGCCGTCAAGGCCAGCGCCGGCATCGACCTCAAGGTCTCCATGGTCGACCAGGGCACCGCCCAGGAGGCCTTCGACAGCAACCAGTACGAGGTCTTCGACAACTCCCGCGCCGACACCGACGCGGGCGTCGCACTGAACCTCCTGCTGCACAGCCAGGGCGGCGTCAACCGGACCAGGGTCGACGATCGGCGCATAGACCAGCTGCTGGAAGCCGGTCAGGCCACCGCCGACCCCGCCGGACGCGCCTCGATCTACGCCGACCTGCAGCAACGCGTCGTCACCGAGCAGGCGCTGCTGCTGCCCCTCTACGCACCGGCCGACCAGATCGCCGCCAGCACCACCGTCGGCGGGGTCCGGTTCGAACCCACCGCGGGCGTTCCGGCCAGCGCCTACGACCTGTGGATCGGCAACTGACATGCGCCAGCCACACCTGCGTGCCGTGACCCGCCGGCTCGGTACCGGCCTCGTCGTCCTCTGGGCCGCCAGCAGCGCCGCCTACCTCGCGCTGCTGGCCGCGCCCGGGGACACCGTCGACGCCATCGTCGGCGACGGCGCCGACACTCCACAGATCCGCGCCGAGATCATCAGCGAATGGGCCCTGGACCGGCCGGCGGCCGTCCAGTACCTCGACTACCTGCACCGTCTCGCCGGCGGTGACCTGGGCCGGTCCTACCTCCTGCAACGTCCCGTCGCGGAGGTGATCGGCGAGCAGCTCGCCGCCACCGTCACCCTCGCGGGGACCGCTGCCGGCCTCGGCGTGCTGCTGGCCCTCGTCCTCGCCACCACCACCGCCGGCAGTCGTCGGCCCTGGTTGCGGCGCGCCAGCTCCGGGCTGGAACTGGTGCTGGTCTCCACCCCGACGTTCCTCATCGGCATCGTGCTGCTGACCGTCTTCTCGTTCCGGCTGGGTCTCTTCCCGGTGGCTGGCGACCAGGGTTTCGCCGCCCTGGTGCTCCCCGCCGTCACCCTCGCCCTGCCCATCGCGGGCCTGCTCGCCCAGATCCTGCGGGACGCGCTCGACCGCGCACTGGACGAACCGTTCGTCCTGACCGCCCGCGCCAGGGGAACGCGGGAGAGCGCGGTGCTGCTGCGGCACG
Above is a window of Micromonospora yangpuensis DNA encoding:
- a CDS encoding tyrosine-type recombinase/integrase, with the protein product MPLLDLSKLSVGLSRTWSGYLRDWDRSLRAGNYPQTTRYNYLLAAAQLGRYLAEHSPDPDAEEAAEDPCAVTRGHVEAFQAWMIQTRSASTALNKHKGLQQFFKWLLIDEQAIDRTPMDRVRQPKTPRKLIPVMGDEDTSKLLNACKGKGFTNLRDEALIRLYCNTGARLSEVGNLLVADLDLNTESVRFHGKGAKDRRVRFGPKTARALSRYLRARDKHKGADLPNLWLAARGQAPLTPNGIKILLKRLGKAAGVPDVHAHRWRHNFAHEWKRAGGDTGDLMLLLGWTSEDMPRHYGASAAAERAQETQARLGIGERV
- a CDS encoding SfnB family sulfur acquisition oxidoreductase produces the protein MTNVAVLSSAEAVALAAEFAAGFARDAADRDARRVLPLTEVDQISAAGLLAITVPARHGGADLPTETVAEVFRLLSAGDPNIGQIPHSHFVYVNQLRLRGTDGQQKLLFGEVLAGRRFGNAQSEAGTRHVREIKTTLTADGPGWWRLNGRKFYATGALLAHRIPVLAHLGPDGPLHVAWVDRHAGGVDVVDDWNGLGQRTTASGSVVLQDVPVPDELITPYAVTFDQPQTYGAFAQVLHAAIDAGIARAALTDAAWFVRHRSRPYPDANVDRAADDPLVVHAFGEMELAVRASEALLAEAARAIDRANADLTARSATDASLAVAAARAATTHAALQASSRLFEVAGTRSASATHHLDRHWRNARTHTLHDPAAWKLQHLGRWVVDGTPPPSHGQV
- a CDS encoding LLM class flavin-dependent oxidoreductase, yielding MTALQFHWFLPTNGGDGRQIVGGGHGTPADVGARAASVAYLGQIARSAEQLGFEAALTPTGAWCEDAWITTAMLSSLSARLKFLVAFRPGLTSPFLAAQMAATFQNLSGGRLLLNVVTGGESHEQRMYGDFLDKDARYQRTGEFLEIVRALWTGQPVDVRGRYFQLAEAVLTQLPDPVPRIYFGGSSPAALEVAARHVDVYLTWGEPPAAVAEKVRRVRELADRQGRALSFGLRVHTIARDTAQEAWAEADRLLAGISAEQIRQVQAGLRRSESEGQRRMLALNGGTKDGLEIHPHLWAGVGLVRGGAGTALVGDHRQVADLIEQYVEVGVTEFVLSGYPHLEEAYRFGEGVLPELSRRGLWQHPAPVRHAAPVVPFAAAPVAERSVAG
- a CDS encoding NADPH-dependent FMN reductase, encoding MSARVAVVVGNPRPASRTLAAAQYVAQQLTGREPELTVDLATLGPALLDWDDPGVAALVAEIGAADLVVVASPTYKGTYTGLLKLFLDRFATGTGLRGIAVPLLVGAAPQHHLAAELTLRPVLTEIGATVAGRGLFVIDRRYDDPAAYAEWLAATTPVVAALLRSRPASH
- a CDS encoding vanadium-dependent haloperoxidase codes for the protein MTLLTVGSRHRGLAGIVAAALLAGVSATAPAAAAAKVDTALQWYDVTAAAIATSTRPQVTNSRAWAISWLAATRAVRTAPVGTARHYQDAALASAVHTALSNLTPEAAPTLDAALQATLRRIPDGRAEERGIAAGQAQARSLLAQRTGDGLDPASVNPAYPTPEPRPGIWQPTPPSFGTAQQAGNRLATPFLLDRVDRYRPGPPPALTSKRYRTDLAEVRAYGAADSVVRTPQQTDTATFWLGSSLTLYTGILRAALAQSTHPVARRAGLVAIFHVALVDTQIATSDAKYAYLRWRPVTALRADTDPDWTPLHTTPAHPDYPSGHNTYSGAAEQVLTALVGPRARQPYTIDSPSQPGATRTYHDWRGPTLDNVDARVWSGIHTRTADEVGVELGRDVAEHAVRHAPRLLR
- a CDS encoding flavin reductase family protein, translating into MPQSADSPTLVDADAQALRGLLRHQASTVTVVTASGDPAVGFTATSFTSVSLEPPVVSFCLDLRSSSWPTVSRSRHVGVHLLGHHQQDLARTFATSGVDRFAAPTRWRVGPEGVPLIEDTLAWLLCRVVERVTVGDHAIVLAEPELLQQAVVGSPLLYHRGRYAGLAEYLEPPARRAA
- a CDS encoding zinc-binding dehydrogenase, with translation MSPPVAGFAVRVGGAGPARGGDQRPPFRIVWRSFMRAIIATPDAGPGYRPDEVPDPVAGPSQVLIAVEHVSVNHGEVRYARAFPAGTMLGHDAVGRVLRAATTGTGPRVGAWVIALGAGAWAHRMAVDVGAVAEIPGGMDVAELAVLPTVGVTALRALRSTGPLRGRRVLVTGASGGVGRIAVQLASSQGAEVIAVVGSASRADGLASLGAKEVVVGIDAIAGEVDVVVETVGGVVLPAAWRLLSPGGVLHSIGWASGEPATFPVNSTFAPGAARSLRSFGDVASPGADLACLLGLVRDGALRVPVGWRGSWRHLDEAAAALLGRRVAGKVLLDVD
- a CDS encoding ABC transporter substrate-binding protein; its protein translation is MLAPRLRTLTAVALATLLAGAAGCSTGPAPASEPAGLPRSGGTLTWAVETEPITLNPHLYAQAKARLLVWNTFESLLGYDQQGKLAPWLATGWQTTPDGRSYTFTLRDGVTFSDGTPFDATAVKANIDKLREPGYTPAVAAVQLRHLDTVEVVDPRTVRFTLTEPDVLILDFLASPQGAQVSPRSLREAKNLKAGGVDLAGTGPFVLDRYVPGQELHYTRNPDYDRAPPGATHTGPAHLDGITYRFLKESAVRIGALTSGQVQLVEGVPATDQPLITANPRLRLIRQLNSGSAYSYYFNTSRAPFDDLRVRQAFQEAVEVDTVLRSVYRDTAVRAWSVVSPSGPLYDKRLEGGYGGDAATANALLDQAGWTRRDADGYRVKDGRRLTVRLVQAAPYVRDRRDVLAQAIQAAVKASAGIDLKVSMVDQGTAQEAFDSNQYEVFDNSRADTDAGVALNLLLHSQGGVNRTRVDDRRIDQLLEAGQATADPAGRASIYADLQQRVVTEQALLLPLYAPADQIAASTTVGGVRFEPTAGVPASAYDLWIGN
- a CDS encoding ABC transporter permease, which translates into the protein MRQPHLRAVTRRLGTGLVVLWAASSAAYLALLAAPGDTVDAIVGDGADTPQIRAEIISEWALDRPAAVQYLDYLHRLAGGDLGRSYLLQRPVAEVIGEQLAATVTLAGTAAGLGVLLALVLATTTAGSRRPWLRRASSGLELVLVSTPTFLIGIVLLTVFSFRLGLFPVAGDQGFAALVLPAVTLALPIAGLLAQILRDALDRALDEPFVLTARARGTRESAVLLRHALRHALLPTITLAGWLFGILLGGAVIVEQVFGRPGLGQVTLAAVLGKDMPVVLAVVTLSAAVYVVLNTAADLAYLLVDPRLRRS